The nucleotide sequence GGTGGACACCACGCGTGACGGGGGATGCGGGATGGCACGGGCGTTGGACCTGCCGGAGACGGCGAAGGCGCTGGACCGGTACGACCGGAGAGCGAGCACGGTGATGACGGGCGGGTGCGCCCTGTTCGCCCCCGCCGCCGGGGTCGCGCTCGTGGCACCCGGGGAATCCTGGGCGGGCGACCTGATCGGCGCGCTCGTCGCCCTGGGCGTCCTGGTGGCAGGCGCCGGCGCCGGATCCTGGGTGCTTGCGCGCCGGATGAGGCGCGCGCTCGGCTCCGGGGCCTGGTCGGCCCATGCCGCGGCGGCCGTGCGGGACCTGCGGAGCACCGAGGCCGTCGTGCTCCGCTCCCCGGCCGGGGACGCGCTGTGGCCGCTGGAGGTGGTCGCGATGCGGCAGCGGTACGAGCCGCTGCGGCCGGGCCCCGACGGCGTGATGTGGTGGTGCGGGGACCCGTCGAGGGGCGGGGTGCTCGCTCCGCCCGGCGGCGGGGCGCTGATCTGGGCCAGGCCGGTGAAGCACCGGAGGGCGCGGCAGCGGATCGTGGAGCGGGCCACCGGGACGGGGCTGCTCCAGCGGGCGACGCCCGTCCAGCCGCAGGTGCGGGGCGAGGTGGCGTGGGTTCCGCATTCCGCCCTGACCGCCGTTCAGGCCTCCCGCGTGAGCCTGGTCAAGCCGCCCGAGTCCGACACGTCCGGCGCCGCGACGTACGCGCGGCTCGCGGCCCACGCCGGGCGTCAGGCCGTGGCACGGCCCGGGACCCGGGCCCGGCGGCCGGAGGCGGACGCCGCCGAGGTGGCGTGGTGGCGGGTGCGGAGCCTGCGGCGGACCGCGGGGGCCGGCCGGGTCCTGGTGGCACTGGTCCTCTGCGCGGTGGCCGCCGGGGCGGCGGCGATCCGGCCGGAGGGGAGCGGCCTGATGAGGCTGTTCCTCGTGGCGATCGTGGGGCTCGCGGCACTGGCCTACTCCGCCCACCACCTGCTGACCCGGGGGATTCCCGCGGTTCGGCTGATGGCCCGGGCCGTGCGGTCCCCCGTCCCGGTCCAGCGGCGGTACGTCCTGCTCCACGACCCGCAGGACGGTGTTCCCGTTCTGGTCGCCTTCCCGGCCACCGGCGGACCGCACGACCTGCCCGAGGGGCTCCTGCCGCTGTCGCCGCCGGGAACCGCCAAGCGCCCGTGGCTCGGCCTGCCGTCGGACCCCACCGGCACCGTCGAGCTGCGCGGCTGGCTCGACTTCACCGCCGACGGCCTGCCGTTCGTCGTCCCGCGGTTCGAGGGGCGCGCGCTGTGGCCGGCCGGGCCGTACCAGCCGGCCGGCGGGGCGGAGGGCGCCGCGCTCCTCGCCCGGCTCGCCCCGCGCACGGACGCGCGTCAGGACTCGGGGCGGGACTTCTTGTAGGCGGCCCAGCGGTCCATGATGCCCAGCATCTCGCGCTGGAGGAACGCGAAGAACTCGGCCGTCTCCGCGGTGCGGGCGCCCGCCGCCGTGGTGGGGCCGAGGGTCTCGGCGCCTTCGCGGAGGATCTTCTCCCAGCGGACGAGGACCTGGTCGCGGCGGGTGAAGGTCTCGTACCAGAGTTCGTTGTGGAGGACGTACCGGTCGCGTCGGGTGCCGGGGTCGCGTTCGCGGCTGATCATGCTGACCTGGCTCAGGTAGCGGATCGCGCCGGAGACGGCCGCCGGGCTGATCTGTAGTTGCGCGGCCAGTTCGGCCGAGGTCATGGAGGCGGTCTCGGAGGCGAGGAGCGCCGCGAAGACGCGGGCGGCCATGCGCTGCATCCCGGCTTCCGTCAGCTCGCCGGCGAAGCGCTCCACGAAGCGGGACACCGCGTCCTCGTTGCCCGTGCCGCCGGACTCGGTGGTGGTCATGCCGGTCATCGTCTCCCTCGGTCGCTCCGCCGCCCCAACTTTATACGCTTCCTTAACTTCACAACTTTGTGAAATGAGCGTACGTTCTGAAACATGACGAAGGCCATCAGCATCGCCGGACTCCACAAGTCCTTCGGGCGCACTCACGCCCTCGACGGGCTCGACCTCACCGTCGAGACCGGCGAGGTCCACGGCTTCCTCGGCCCCAACGGCGCCGGGAAGTCCACCACCATCCGGGTCCTCCTGGGCCTGCTGCGGCCCGACTCCGGCGCCGCCGGCCTGCTCGGCAAGGACCCCTGGCGGGACGCCGTCGAGCTGCACCGCCGGATCGCGTACGTCCCCGGCGACGTGACCCTGTGGCGCAACCTCTCCGGCGGCGAGGTCATCGACCTGTACGGCAAGCTCCGCGGCGGCCTCGACAAGACCAGGCGCGCCGAGCTGATCGAGCGCTTCGAACTCGACCCCACCAAGAAGGGCCGCACCTACTCCAAGGGCAACCGGCAGAAGGTGGCCCTCGTCGCCGCCTTCGCCTCCGACGTCGACCTGTACGTCCTCGACGAACCCACCAGCGGCCTCGACCCGCTGATGGAGGAGGTCTTCCAGAGCTGCGTCGAGGAGGCTCGCGACCGGGGCCGGACGGTCCTGCTGTCCAGCCACATCCTCAGCGAGGTCGAGACCCTCTGCGACCGGGTCAGCATCGTCCGCAAGGGCCGCACCGTGGAGTCGGGTTCGCTCGCCGAGCTGCGCCACCTGACCCGTACCAGCGTCACCGCCGAACTCGCCGCCGCACCCGACGGCCTCGCCCGGCTCCCCGGCGTCCACGGCCTCGCCCTCCAGACGATCGAAGGGGGGCAGGGCCACCGGGTGAAGCTCCAGGTCGACACCGACCGGCTCGACGCCGTCCTGCGTTCCCTGACCGCCGCGGGCGTACGGAGCCTCACCAGCACCCCGCCCACCCTGGAGGAGCTCTTCCTCCGCCACTACGAGACCGAGGCCGGGGCCGGGACCGGGGCCGGGGCCGGGCGCCTCGCGGGCGAGGTGACCGCACGATGAGCGCCGTCCTCGCCGGCACCGGCACCCTCACCCGGCTCGCCCTGCGCCGCGACCGGCTGGTGATCCCGGTCTGGGCGCTTGTCACCGGCGGCCTCGTCGCCAGCGGCGTCGGCTCCCTCGAAGGCCTCTACGGCACCGCCGCCGAACGCGCCGAAGTCGCCGCCTCCATGACCGCCAACAGCTCAATGCGGGCCCTGTACGGACCGGTCTTCGACGACTCCCTCGGCGGGCTCGTCGCCTGGCGGTTCGGCACCTTCGCCGCCGTCCTCGCCGCCGTCGCGAGCCTGATCGTGGTCGTCCGGCACACCCGCGAGGAGGAGGAGACCGGCCGCCAGGAGATGCTCTCCGCCGGCGCGGTCGGCCGCCGGGCCCCGCTCACCGCCGCCCTCCTCGCCGCGCTCACCGTCAACGCCGCCGTCGCCCTCATCGTCACCGCCGGCCTCGCCGGACAGGGCGCGGCCGGGGCGCTCGCACTCGGTCTGGCGATCGGCGGCACCGGCATGGTCTTCGCGACCACGGCCGCGCTCGCCGCCCAGCTGACGGAGAGCGCCCGGCTCGCCAAGGGGCTGACCGGCGGCGCCGTCGGCCTCGCGTTCGTCCTGCGGGCGGCCGGGGACTCCGGGAGCGCGGACGGATCGTCCGTCCTGACCTGGCTGTCGCCGATCGGCTGGGCGGAGAACGTCCGCGCCTTCGCCGGCGAGCGCTGGTGGGTGCTCCTCCTGATCGCGGCGGCCGTCCTGGTCCAGACGGCGGCGGCGTACGCGCTGACCGGCCGCCGTGACGTCGGCGCGAGCTTCCTCGCGACCCGGCCGGGCCCGGCCGAGGGCGGGCTCGCGACGGCGGGCGCGCTCGCCTGGCGGCTCCAGCGCGGCACCCTCCTCGGCTGGTCGCTGGGCTTCCTGCTCGGCGGGCTCGTCTTCGGCGGCATGGTCGAGGGCGCGGCCGACATCGTCGGCGACAACGAGCAGGCCCGGCAGATCTTCGAGCGGATGGGCGGTCAGAGCGCCCTCACGGACGCCTTCCTCGCGACGATGGTGTCGCTCTTCGGGATGGTGGCGGCGCTGTTCGCGGTCGGGTCGGTGCTGCGGCCGCACGGCGAGGAGACCTCGGGC is from Streptomyces venezuelae ATCC 10712 and encodes:
- a CDS encoding ABC transporter permease, yielding MSAVLAGTGTLTRLALRRDRLVIPVWALVTGGLVASGVGSLEGLYGTAAERAEVAASMTANSSMRALYGPVFDDSLGGLVAWRFGTFAAVLAAVASLIVVVRHTREEEETGRQEMLSAGAVGRRAPLTAALLAALTVNAAVALIVTAGLAGQGAAGALALGLAIGGTGMVFATTAALAAQLTESARLAKGLTGGAVGLAFVLRAAGDSGSADGSSVLTWLSPIGWAENVRAFAGERWWVLLLIAAAVLVQTAAAYALTGRRDVGASFLATRPGPAEGGLATAGALAWRLQRGTLLGWSLGFLLGGLVFGGMVEGAADIVGDNEQARQIFERMGGQSALTDAFLATMVSLFGMVAALFAVGSVLRPHGEETSGRAEPLLANALGRVRWATGHLVIAFGGSALILLLAGLGLALSYGHDAGPVLGASLAQLPAVWTLAGLAVLLWGAAPKAATAAWGAAGLCLALGWVGPALELPQAALNLSPFGHLPKLPGPEMSWTPVVALTVLAAALVTAGLAGLRRRDMLS
- a CDS encoding GbsR/MarR family transcriptional regulator, with the protein product MTGMTTTESGGTGNEDAVSRFVERFAGELTEAGMQRMAARVFAALLASETASMTSAELAAQLQISPAAVSGAIRYLSQVSMISRERDPGTRRDRYVLHNELWYETFTRRDQVLVRWEKILREGAETLGPTTAAGARTAETAEFFAFLQREMLGIMDRWAAYKKSRPES
- a CDS encoding ABC transporter ATP-binding protein encodes the protein MTKAISIAGLHKSFGRTHALDGLDLTVETGEVHGFLGPNGAGKSTTIRVLLGLLRPDSGAAGLLGKDPWRDAVELHRRIAYVPGDVTLWRNLSGGEVIDLYGKLRGGLDKTRRAELIERFELDPTKKGRTYSKGNRQKVALVAAFASDVDLYVLDEPTSGLDPLMEEVFQSCVEEARDRGRTVLLSSHILSEVETLCDRVSIVRKGRTVESGSLAELRHLTRTSVTAELAAAPDGLARLPGVHGLALQTIEGGQGHRVKLQVDTDRLDAVLRSLTAAGVRSLTSTPPTLEELFLRHYETEAGAGTGAGAGRLAGEVTAR